In Phoenix dactylifera cultivar Barhee BC4 chromosome 1, palm_55x_up_171113_PBpolish2nd_filt_p, whole genome shotgun sequence, the genomic stretch GGCGAGCGCTTCGGGCTACCTCGATCATATTGGAGGGTGACTTAACCACCGTAATCAGTTGGGTCTAAAAGGACCCGAGCGCAAGGGGAAGGGTACACCCTTTACTTCAAGATATTTGGGATATGGTGAGTGATGTAGTAGTGGCCTTTCAGGTTAAACATGTATATCGAGAGGCCAACGAGGCAGCGGACTGGGTGGCAGTATATGTCGCGTGCCACTTAGGAGACACTCTATAGATAGAGAAGGAGGAATTGCCTAAGACGCGGTGTGACTTAGTTTTTGCTGATTATATATTCGTTtttagggggaaaaaaaagaaaagtcggCTTCTATTGCCGATCGCTCCGTGACGCTAACCCAACAGCCCGTTCGCTCCCCATTCTACCGCTCCTTCCCGACGGGGGAAGCGCCCTCCTGTGTGTTCGAAtcagaaggaggaagaggcggCCGCCGCGAAGCGCAAGGGATTCCTTCTATGCATTGTGTCAAGCAGGAGAAGCATCTGAAACGAATGAGGGAAAATACCTAAAatatatatgataaaatatctCTGAGAATCGAACTTCGACCCTCCAAAACGAACAAAGGAGCTGCCTTTGGAGGAGGGCAGAGGAGGAGGAATGCTTTCCCTCAAGCCCCTCCTTCCACTCCCCCActacctcctcctctcccttcggatcaccaccctctcctcctccgTCGTTTCTCGTCACCAGCAACACCAACAACGGCCTTCAGAGGAGCTTCCCAACCCCTACGACCTGATGAAGGAGGACCCCATCCAGGTGTGCTCCGACCTGTGGGTCCGCTGCTTCTCTCGCCCAGACCCCCATCTCCCCTTTCCCAACCTCACCGGCTTCCTCAAGAAGTTCGACCTCTGGGTGCTCGCCTACCAGCGCGCCTGCGCCCACCACACCGGCTCCTTCCCCCCCAAGAACGCCATCCACCTCCCCCACCTCCGCTCCCTCCTCGCCCTCCAGCGCGCCGCACTATCGCCGAACTACACCTGGGGGGCCTCCAcccacctcctcctccgctcCCCTGCCGAGCCCCCCTCCACCCGCCCCATCTCCCGCCGCAAGTTCCTCGCCCTCCTCGCCTCCGCCCCTCCCCCCTTCCAGGACCGTGTCCTCcaggagctcctcctcctccttctcgagCCCGTCTTCGAGCCCCGCTTCTCCCCCAGGTCCCACGCCTTCCGCCCCGGCCGCAGCGCCCACACCGTCCTCCGCACCATCCGCTCCAACTTCGCTGGCTACCTCTGGTTCCTCAAGGCCGATCTCTCCGCCGTCTCCGATAACTTCAGCCCCGGCGTCATCATCTCCTGCTTGAAGAAAGGCGTCTCCGATCGGAAAATTCTGGGCTTGATCAAATCCGCCTTGAGGCAACCCGTGAGGGTCGGGTCGTCGCCAGCCGATGAGGCGGTCGACAGATTGGCCAAGAAGAGGATGAAGCGGAAGATGCTGCGGAAGagcaggaagaagaaggttttgaaGGAGGACGAGCCCAAGCCCGATCCCTACTGGCTGAGGGCTTTCTTTGGCTTCGCCCCCGACGAAGCCGCCAGGGTCCCCAACTACGGGCACTGCAGGATCCTCAGCCCTTTGCTTGTCAATGTATGCCTCACCGAATTGGACACTTGGATGGAAGATCGGATAGCAAGGTACTTTCGTCCATCGAAGCTCGACTCCATTTGGACGGATTCGATCGCCGACGACTGCCACAACCCTGCCTGGCCGGAATTCGTTCCCACGAGCGGGAGGGAGAAGACGAGGAGGATGGATTGCATTCGCTATGGGTCCCACCTTTTGATCGGAATTCGTGGACCGAGGGAGGATGCGGTGGAGTTACGAAAGGATTTGATTGAGTTCTGTGAAAGCAAGTATGGACTGAGGTTGGAGAATTCAAACATAGAGATCGAGCACATAACAAGAGGGATCGAGTTCTTGGATCACGTGATCTGCCGGCGGGTGATGCACCCTACATTGCGTTACACAGCAACAGGAGGGACGATCGTAAGCGAGAAAGGTGTCGGGACATTGCTTTCTGTGACTGCAAGCTTGCAGCGTTGCATCAGCCGGTTCAGGCATCTCGAGCTCGTCAAGGGGGATAAGGACCCGGAGCCGCTGCCTTGCACGCCGATGCTTTATGCCGGCCAGGCCCATACCAATTCTCAGATGAACAAGTTCCTCGAGACCATGGCGGATTGGTATAGATATGCAGATAACCGGAAGAAAGTAGTCGGCTTTTGTGCGTATGTGATTAGGAGCTCTCTGGCTAAGCTCTATGCTGCAAGGTATAGGCTGAAGTCTCGTGCCAAGGTGTACAAGATTGCCTCCCGTGACCTCAGCCACCCATTGAGAGAGAGTGCGAGGAATGATGCACCAGAGTATTCTGATCTTTTGAGGATGGGGCTTGTTGATGCCATCGAGGGTGTTCAGTTTTCGCACATGTCATTGATTCCATCATGTGATTATACCCCATTCCCTAGGAACTGGGTACCTGACCATGAGCGGATATTGCATGAATATGTTAGGCTGCGAGATCCGAAATTCTTTTGCGAACTGCATAAGTCAGTGAATCGGAATGAATTGAGATCGCCTCAGGATGCAATATCAGAGATTGTTTGGGACTATAAGATATGTGGAGTTTGGAGCAAGAAGTCTCTAGGAATTATCAAAGAGCAGGAAAATGATGAAAATAATACTAATGGTGATAGAAGCTTCTTGTTGAAGGAATCTATTGCACTTTAATACAGTGTTACTAGGGTGTCTCGGTGCACGAGACTCCTACTGTTGTGGAGTCTGGGAAGGATCAGATATACGCAGCTTTACCCTACATATGGAGAGGCTATTTCCATATTTTGAACATGTGGCACCCAGGTTACAATAGAGCAACTTCTGAAATGCAATTTGTAAATTTTCTGCAATGCTTTACTTTTCATTGATGAAAGAAGGCTGAGGAGAATCATTTTTTCCAAGTGCAAGTACCAGGCAACTGAACTACCATTGCTTCAGCAACCCATACAGCACCTTGGAGCATGTAAAGGTACGTGACCTTTAAAACTAAGCAGTAAATTAACGAGGTATGGTGTGTTATTAAATTATATGATGCATGCTCTATTTGTTCTCTGTGGTCAGTCCACTTTGGGCATATGTTTCTGGAAAAAACTATTGCTTCAACTTTGTATGAATGTTGTATACTTTGTTGGGtgtaatctttctttttgatcaGTCCATAACACACTGAAAGTGAGGTTTCTGCAATGTGTTGTCATTTCTCAGTTACCTTGTTGTAGAGTAAGTGCTAAATTTGGTTTCTTAGGTGGATCAATATGATTCTCAGAGATGTACAGATGATAATGTATAAATGCTGAAAATTATTCATTTCTCCGAGTAAGtgctatatttggtttcttatgtGGATTAATATGATTCTCAGAGATGTACAGATGATACTTAATGTATAAATGCTGAAAATTATTCATTTCTCCTGCATTAGCCTGCACTGTGGGTTAATATGGTAGACAGAGATGATACTTAATGTATGAATGCTGACAATTATTTGTTTGTTCAGTAGAAGCTTATATAACAGATTAATAACATGAGTTCCATTTCATCTGCTTGCAGTACATGCTGTGATGTATTAGGTTTCATTTGCAAGGTTTATCTGTATCTTAAATTCTATTTTTATTGTATGTTCACAAACAATTGAAGCAGCAGTAATAAGAAAAATTCTGTTTGCGTTAGATGTTCTTCTCATCCACAAAACATTAACTAAGCATCCAACTTGTTATCCTCTTTGCATACCTTTTAATCTGCATCAATGAGCACATGATCAGTTCTGTGGGCTACAAATTTAGTGAAATTGTACTCTCGCTGCCCAATACAAAAGCAGAAAAATTGTAATGCACCATCAGTTACATGATCAGGATGCATAATTAGTGATTTGCTGGGATTTTGAATAAAGAATGAGCTTTTGGCCTAATCTTAGTGCTTCAAATTTAAACTGCAGCTTAGGATCTTCTTCATTTTGGCCTTCTAATATATACTTCTGTTAGATCTTTATAAATGCCGACCCATAGAACCTCATTGATTTTCTTCAATGAGGTCTTCACAATTTTGGAGTGCACCAGTCTTCACTACAACCCCAGAATAGCGAAACAATGTTTAGTAATGATGCCTTTGTCCTTTTTCTGTCTTTACACTCAGTATCGTGGCTAAAAAAGAGGAAGCATTCTTTGGttattttcctttcctttttgttgttttgtttggataagaaagagtgaaatttcataacctttTAGTAGGTTGCAGTTCAAGGCAATAATCTGAGTTCAGTTTTGAACGTTAAGTCAGTTCTATCCTAATGGGATTATGGGACTTGGCACAAGACCTAGATGCGCAACTGCCGACCTCAGACCAGTCTAGATGGCATGCATGCCTGTTTCAGCTTAGTTAAATGTATCCTAGTGTGCAATGTTATAAAGATTgctgacagtagtgcagatacATCGAGCAATATTAAGTTACCAACTAGAGGGTCATGTGTCAACTCTTTAATTGCTGCAATGCacagccttctttttttttttatgggggggggggggggggggggggggtacatCGGCGTCTCACACGGCACGCACATGAGAGcaaccaacaaaatcaaaaaaaaaagatggtgaAAAGAATAAGGAACATCTCCTTGGTTCACCCAGAGAAATCCACCAAAGTGATGCGCCACATAGGAGGCCACCCAGTCAGCTGCACTGTTCGCCTTCCGATAAACATGAGTGGCTCGGAAGGAACCATATCATTTTTAAATAAGGGGAACCGATCCTTAGAATTTCTTCAAAGAGGGCCACAGACTTGGGCTCACACAATAGTGCAACCTATAATAGCTGTTTCATGTGAATAAATAGTGAAGATCAGGTCCGACTCTTCCAGGATCCTGGAATTAGGACCATAATTGGATAATAATTTTTTCTAGTAAACTTTGAATTGATTATACTACTCGTATTGCTAAAGATACTTTATCATAATTTTCTCGCAAAAAAATATAGTATGTTAAAAATAAAGCTTCCAGATAAACTTCATAATCTCCCGGTTTTTTCATATTACacttgcttctccccctttttttttttttggaagaaaatgggggggggggggtggggtggaAGGAAAACCTCACCCACGTAGTAGTCCCCACTGGGCTTTCCTTCCATCAGAGAATGTTTGATGCAGGCCGCAAGTTTTCGTGTACCCTTCCCGATCTTCCACCGAAAGCATCcaggcgtggggcatccggtctccAAATTTAATCAACGTCCGCACATTTCGAATCTGGGCCACTCCGGTGGAAACAAAGCTCCATTCCAACTGTGCTACCATCTTGGTACAATATTCTTGGAGAGACAAAACACATTAGAAGAGTGCAGTTCACTATCAATCGTGCAGTTCTAGGTCTGGACTTGGACCCAACAATTCCAAAGGTGACCCCATCTCTGGTAAAATTTATCCTTCACTTCTTCCCTAACTTGGAAGGATCCACGGACTCCCAAACAATTGCCGGTTCGCATCCTTCACAGTGCCCCATCCCCATTTACATACTCAGATTTTTGATACGTCAGTGGTTGCTTTCCTCCGTTTTCAGCTTCCTCTCAGCCTCTTTCGCtgcatctcctcctccctcGACCTCTGCCTATGGCATCTCTTAGGCCTTCCGCTCCTCCAACTTCTGCCCATCTGCAACGTCATGTAGTGGAATGTCAAATACATCACGAGAGCCCAGGAGATTTTGGACGAAATAGCCAAGCGGTTTGCCACATCTTGATTTGGCTGCAGCCAGTAATCTTAAAGGTTTAGAAAGCATAATGTGTATTAAGCTGATCAGAGCCaatctaaatcttttcttttccatggATGAAAAGGTACGGGTAAAACTTGGCTAGGAGTTCATACATCTCAGCATATCTCCCAGGTTAAAGATTTCCAAAAGGATACAAAATATTTGACAATTGCACCCTTTAATCTCTTATGCAATTCTTTGTAGCTGCCAAATCCCATGGAAGAAGGCTCATTTAAACTAATGTAGCAAATCAAACTCCAAAAATATTGACTCGAAAAGATGTAGAGAGACAAGCAGCAAGTCCCTTCAGAATTTTCTCCTCCATGAAGGATAGGTTATCCTGATCTGTTGGCCATCTCAATCCTCCCTGCATATGATCGTATTAGTTTTTACTTTTTCTAGCAAAGAGAAAATTTGATTAAATTCCACAAAAGATACGGCCTGGGTTTCCAATTTTTTTGGAGCCTTCTGGAGCTAGAAAATTTGGATATTTATTTCTTCTTGATATATAGGTGAGACTCTGAGAGTCGAACCTCCAGAAAAGCATTTACCATCCCTCCACATTCCCCTTTCAACTCCACCGCTGTTCTTCTGCCGTgataatatacatacatacacataaacCAAAGTGTATTACAGTGATATTAGGAGATTAGCCAAATACATTATCATAAAACAGCCATATGCTTGGTttatggaggaaaaaaaaaaaaggatagctGTTATCAGTTATCACTACCAAGTACCATCAGTAGCTGTTACAACACAAAATGACATACAATAACAGTTAACATAACAGCAACATGTCGACATAATTAAATATCTTTCTTGATCTGACATGGAGATTTGGATTTAGAAAATATTATTCTAATTAAATGAGTAGCAAAATAACATTCTAATCAAACAAATAACAGCGAGCAATGCTATTGTAACTTGGAAAGATCACTCCAAAAGTCACTCAGGTGCCTTGCACCAATCACTTTGCTGCATTTAATAGCACACTTTATGATGCCAATTCAAAAGGAAGCAATGACAATACACACCACTTTCTGAGTTAGTTAAGAATTTTTCTGTCATGAAAGTCTTTTGGATTTACATGGACAATATACTCATTAGGTATATATCACCCAACCAATATCATAGCCATGCCAGTTAAACCCCGCCGGATCAAAATGGACTTAATTTGGTCCAACATCTATTCTGGTTTTGACAGCATGAGAAAGGACGAACAATCTGTCGGAAAAATTAGGGTACCGTGCCCTTTAACTGGAACTTCACCCATTAACAGGAGTTCACCTTGAACTTCACCCACTTTCTGACATAGCATTTACCTGACAGCATCAGGATAAAGGCAAAAGGAAGAATACGTTTAGTCATACAAGCAAGCCTATGGACTGTAATTATCTTTGCCATGGACAGTTATTTTCAACAGGGAATTGATTCAACATTGGCACACGGCATGAAGTTATTACTAGTCGTGATTTATGATTGTTACTCTAAAAATAACCCGACAAATTCCCTGCATATAAGCATGCAAACATCAAATGTTTAGCTACAATAAATAGCTGACCTTAGTCTTACAAATTCGTGCAACAGAATCATGCTTTTCACACAATTGAGTAGGTTAGACATGATAAGGACATAGAATAAACAGATACGGACTTCTGAGAAAACGATACTATAGTTTGACATCAAGCCGAATTCTACCTTAAGACTAGATTCTCTGCAGGTTGTTTGAGCAGTGATGCAACTCCACTCCAACCTCACATTAGTTGCAGGCATTAGGGATCTACAGACGAAAGCCAATAGTGACCTTTCTATTGCTTTCCTTCCTGCGTATTGTTAATCTGGCTGGCTAGGAATCGCACTACAACGCATGTAATATTGTCTGCACTTCCTCTTTGATAAGCTTCCTGCATCAGTATCCTTGCTGCCTGTTCCGGGTCTTCAATGGGTTTAATAATCCCAACAGCCTCCTTAAATGATGAAACATCAAGGGATATTCAGCTTTAAGAAAGCAATAGAATCATGGGCAACATCAACCCAGATCAGAATATATCTGAATACCTCATTTGAGACAACATCCCATAGTCCATCACTTGCAAGGATGAGGAATTCTAGAGAACCATCAACCACCTCTTCCTGCATTTCCACAATAATTGGGTGTCAGCCAACATTGGAGCACTCAAACTTGAGACTCTTCTTAGAACTCTGACTATGGAAATCAACTTCACCAATGCACTTCAAGAGTAAAATTCATCttgaaaaaaattatgcatggaGATTGCTCTTGAAGAGAACTATCCAACTCTTGAGCAAACTGGAACAGAAGATCTCTTCACTGACTGCAGTGTCATGAAAGTACCTGAATTTCTGGATCAGCAACAACAAACTGTTTTAAAAGTCTATCACCAAATGCACGTGAAACAGCGAGAACACCACCAACCCGCCATGTTCCTGTGGATACATGTTATTAATAGTCATATATAAAACAGCTCAATCCATGGGAAAAGTACCCATTAAAGAAGCCAGCAAATTACCAGCCCACATCACGAATCCCCCAGCATCCTCAATTCGTTGTCGTTCATCTGTCTGGTCAGGTTTGTGATCCCGTGAAACGGCTATAGCTGCAAATATCAAATACATCATCACACTGAGGAAGGTCTCATGGCAAAAGTACAagcttctaattttttttaactctCATAATGAAATGATCCATGGGAACAATAATTA encodes the following:
- the LOC103701584 gene encoding nuclear intron maturase 1, mitochondrial, with the translated sequence MLSLKPLLPLPHYLLLSLRITTLSSSVVSRHQQHQQRPSEELPNPYDLMKEDPIQVCSDLWVRCFSRPDPHLPFPNLTGFLKKFDLWVLAYQRACAHHTGSFPPKNAIHLPHLRSLLALQRAALSPNYTWGASTHLLLRSPAEPPSTRPISRRKFLALLASAPPPFQDRVLQELLLLLLEPVFEPRFSPRSHAFRPGRSAHTVLRTIRSNFAGYLWFLKADLSAVSDNFSPGVIISCLKKGVSDRKILGLIKSALRQPVRVGSSPADEAVDRLAKKRMKRKMLRKSRKKKVLKEDEPKPDPYWLRAFFGFAPDEAARVPNYGHCRILSPLLVNVCLTELDTWMEDRIARYFRPSKLDSIWTDSIADDCHNPAWPEFVPTSGREKTRRMDCIRYGSHLLIGIRGPREDAVELRKDLIEFCESKYGLRLENSNIEIEHITRGIEFLDHVICRRVMHPTLRYTATGGTIVSEKGVGTLLSVTASLQRCISRFRHLELVKGDKDPEPLPCTPMLYAGQAHTNSQMNKFLETMADWYRYADNRKKVVGFCAYVIRSSLAKLYAARYRLKSRAKVYKIASRDLSHPLRESARNDAPEYSDLLRMGLVDAIEGVQFSHMSLIPSCDYTPFPRNWVPDHERILHEYVRLRDPKFFCELHKSVNRNELRSPQDAISEIVWDYKICGVWSKKSLGIIKEQENDENNTNGDRSFLLKESIAL